One window of the Eschrichtius robustus isolate mEscRob2 chromosome X, mEscRob2.pri, whole genome shotgun sequence genome contains the following:
- the LOC137757190 gene encoding melanoma-associated antigen 8-like produces the protein MSELRQPEADLQAPVEAQLFGAAGEEAASPSSSSSPVAPSFSAYAESLPQEALTVLKSHLVVFLLLKYRTKEPICKAEMLNTVLHDHRDHFPVVFSRACECMQLVFGVDVKEVDPRECTYVLVPTLGLTCDAVLSDGQSMPKAGLLVMVLGLIALYGDRAPEEEVWEALSVMGVYAGREHCIYGEPRELLTKVWVQEGYVEYRQVPHSDPARYEFLWGPRAHAETSKWQVLEHLLRVNTVGPTSAEAVSDEEEGA, from the coding sequence ATGAGTGAGCTGCGCCAGCCTGAGGCAGACCTTCAGGCCCCAGTGGAGGCGCAGCTGTTCGGGGCTGCGGGGGAGGAGGCCGCATCcccctcgtcctcctcctcccccgtCGCCCCCTCCTTCTCCGCCTATGCCGAGTCCTTGCCCCAGGAGGCACTTACTGTGCTGAAGTCTCACCTGGTGGTGTTCCTGCTCCTCAAGTATCGCACCAAGGAGCCGATCTGCAAGGCGGAGATGCTGAATACGGTCCTCCATGACCATCGGGACCACTTCCCCGTGGTCTTCAGCCGAGCTTGCGAGTGCATGCAGCTGGTGTTTGGCGTGGACGTGAAGGAGGTGGACCCCCGCGAGTGCACCTACGTCCTGGTCCCCACCCTGGGCCTCACCTGTGATGCAGTGCTGAGCGATGGGCAGAGCATGCCCAAGGCCGGCCTCCTGGTGATGGTCCTGGGCCTGATCGCCCTGTACGGTGACCGCGCCCCTGAGGAGGAGGTCTGGGAAGCACTTAGCGTGATGGGGGTGTATGCAGGGAGGGAGCACTGCATCTACGGGGAGCCCAGGGAGCTCCTCACCAAAGTGTGGGTGCAGGAGGGCTACGTGGAGTACCGGCAGGTGCCCCACAGCGACCCCGCCCGCTACGAGTTCCTGTGGGGTCCCCGGGCCCACGCGGAGACCAGCAAGTGGCAGGTCCTGGAGCATCTGCTCAGGGTCAATACCGTGGGTCCCACGTCTGCAGAGGCTGTGAGCGATGAGGAAGAGGGGGCCTGA